One genomic segment of Protaetiibacter intestinalis includes these proteins:
- a CDS encoding peptide ABC transporter substrate-binding protein, whose translation MNVAWGEPENPLIPANTNEVNGGQVLNNMFAGLVYYKADGSWDYDAAESIESDDYINWTIKLKADQKFSDGTPVTAESFVKAWQWAASNPDLLNQWWFIDAIAFDGGTYDGGEDTLSLEVVDDTTFTAKLAAPRADFPVALGYTVFFPLPDSFYDDPDAFGNAPIGNGPYKLSEDGWVHGESLNLVPNETYTGPRKAQNGGLNFVVYATQDAAYADLLSDNVDIIDTVPTSALATFKDELGDRAVEQASAVFQSFTMNYNLAHFGDDEEGKLRRAAISHAIDRAEITEVIFQGTRTPAEEFTSPVIAGFDPDGIEGSDVLEYDPDTAVELWNQANAISPWEGTFQLAYNADGGHQEWVDATVNSIKNTLGIDAVGLPYPDFKGLRTEVNDRTIKAAFRTGWQFDFPSQANILGALYVTGSGSNDADYSNPEFDDLFRQGLASPTLEEQNKLFNEAQGLLFQDLPAIPLWYGAVTAGYSTLVEDVEYGWDSWPILYQVTKAE comes from the coding sequence GTGAATGTCGCCTGGGGTGAGCCTGAGAACCCGCTGATCCCCGCCAACACCAACGAGGTCAACGGCGGTCAGGTTCTCAACAACATGTTCGCCGGCCTCGTCTACTACAAGGCGGACGGATCCTGGGACTACGACGCCGCGGAGTCGATCGAGTCCGACGACTACATCAACTGGACCATCAAGCTCAAGGCCGACCAGAAGTTCTCCGACGGCACCCCGGTGACCGCCGAGTCGTTCGTCAAGGCCTGGCAGTGGGCCGCGTCGAACCCCGACCTGCTGAACCAGTGGTGGTTCATCGACGCGATCGCGTTCGACGGCGGCACCTATGACGGCGGCGAGGACACCCTCTCGCTCGAGGTGGTCGACGACACGACCTTCACCGCGAAGCTCGCCGCCCCGCGCGCCGACTTCCCGGTCGCGCTCGGCTACACCGTCTTCTTCCCGCTGCCGGACTCGTTCTACGACGACCCGGACGCGTTCGGCAACGCCCCGATCGGCAACGGCCCCTACAAGCTGTCCGAGGACGGCTGGGTGCACGGCGAGAGCCTGAACCTCGTGCCGAACGAGACCTACACCGGTCCCCGCAAGGCGCAGAACGGCGGCCTCAACTTCGTCGTCTACGCGACGCAGGACGCGGCCTACGCCGACCTCCTCTCGGACAACGTCGACATCATCGACACCGTCCCCACGAGCGCCCTCGCGACGTTCAAGGACGAGCTGGGCGACCGTGCCGTCGAGCAGGCGAGCGCGGTGTTCCAGTCGTTCACGATGAACTACAACCTCGCGCACTTCGGTGACGACGAGGAGGGCAAGCTGCGTCGTGCCGCGATCTCGCACGCGATCGACCGCGCGGAGATCACCGAGGTGATCTTCCAGGGCACCCGCACCCCCGCCGAGGAGTTCACCTCGCCCGTCATCGCCGGTTTCGACCCGGATGGCATCGAGGGTTCGGACGTTCTCGAGTACGACCCCGACACGGCGGTCGAGCTCTGGAACCAGGCGAACGCGATCTCGCCGTGGGAGGGCACCTTCCAGCTCGCCTACAACGCGGACGGCGGACACCAGGAGTGGGTCGACGCGACCGTCAACTCGATCAAGAACACGCTCGGCATCGACGCCGTCGGCCTTCCGTACCCGGACTTCAAGGGTCTGCGTACCGAGGTCAACGACCGCACGATCAAGGCCGCGTTCCGCACCGGTTGGCAGTTCGACTTCCCGTCGCAGGCCAACATCCTCGGCGCGCTGTACGTGACCGGTTCCGGCTCGAACGACGCGGACTACTCGAACCCCGAGTTCGACGACCTGTTCCGTCAGGGACTGGCCTCGCCGACCCTCGAGGAGCAGAACAAGCTGTTCAACGAGGCCCAGGGTCTGCTCTTCCAGGACCTGCCGGCCATCCCGCTCTGGTACGGCGCCGTGACCGCCGGCTACTCGACCCTCGTCGAGGACGTCGAGTACGGCTGGGACAGCTGGCCGATCCTCTACCAGGTCACCAAGGCCGAGTAA
- a CDS encoding CPBP family intramembrane glutamic endopeptidase: MNWVVAPPAPPGATPSRGRIWWEIAIVLALGLGQSAIYAVVALAYRLTSEVALGDQSTTLNPSRSDRELFDLIYQLLSIAFALAPVLLVCYLLWSPTRPRLGALGLDGTRVGRDIARGAGLVAAIGIPGLGLYAGGRALGLFVAVNPGGLGDHWWTVPVLLLSAVRAAAQEEFVVLGYLFARLRQLGWGIWPIVIATSVLRASYHLYQGPGAFVGNLLMGLLFGFLFARTGRLLPFLVAHFLVDAVVFVGYPLAAAWWPGLFGLPG; encoded by the coding sequence ATGAACTGGGTCGTCGCGCCGCCGGCACCCCCCGGCGCCACGCCGTCGCGCGGGCGCATCTGGTGGGAGATCGCCATCGTGCTCGCGCTCGGCCTCGGGCAGTCGGCGATCTACGCGGTCGTCGCGCTCGCCTACCGCCTGACGAGCGAGGTCGCGCTCGGCGACCAGTCGACCACCCTCAACCCCTCGCGCAGCGACCGGGAGCTCTTCGACCTCATCTACCAACTGCTGTCGATCGCCTTCGCCCTCGCCCCGGTGCTGCTCGTGTGCTACCTGCTCTGGTCTCCCACGCGCCCGCGGCTCGGCGCGCTCGGGCTCGACGGCACCCGGGTGGGGCGCGACATCGCCCGGGGCGCGGGGCTCGTCGCGGCGATCGGCATCCCCGGCCTCGGCCTCTACGCGGGGGGCCGTGCCCTCGGGCTCTTCGTCGCGGTGAACCCGGGCGGCCTCGGCGATCACTGGTGGACGGTCCCGGTGCTGCTGCTGTCGGCGGTGCGTGCCGCGGCGCAGGAGGAGTTCGTGGTGCTCGGCTACCTCTTCGCGCGCCTGCGGCAGCTCGGCTGGGGCATCTGGCCCATCGTCATCGCGACCTCGGTGCTGCGGGCGAGCTACCACCTCTACCAGGGGCCCGGGGCCTTCGTGGGCAACCTGCTCATGGGTCTGCTGTTCGGCTTCCTGTTCGCGCGGACGGGCCGGCTGCTGCCGTTCCTCGTGGCGCACTTCCTCGTGGATGCGGTGGTCTTCGTCGGCTACCCGCTCGCCGCCGCCTGGTGGCCGGGCCTCTTCGGACTCCCCGGATAG
- a CDS encoding thiol-disulfide oxidoreductase DCC family protein produces the protein MTSPRLSTPSKRPLLVFDGDCAFCTTWVNRLRDVLPRFPEAVPYQWIDYAELGLDEHDVTHYAWYVSPTRHLGGHLAFSALLRAQRGPGWRFAGWIIATPPFSWVAALGYRFVARFRHRLPGGTPACALPPAERA, from the coding sequence GTGACCTCCCCCCGCTTGTCGACTCCCTCCAAGCGGCCCCTCCTCGTGTTCGACGGGGACTGCGCGTTCTGCACCACCTGGGTGAACCGGCTGCGCGACGTGCTCCCCCGGTTCCCCGAGGCCGTGCCGTACCAGTGGATCGACTACGCGGAGCTCGGGCTCGACGAGCACGACGTGACCCACTACGCCTGGTACGTCAGCCCCACGCGGCACCTCGGCGGCCATCTCGCCTTCTCGGCGCTGCTGCGCGCCCAGCGCGGCCCGGGATGGCGCTTCGCCGGCTGGATCATCGCGACGCCGCCGTTCTCCTGGGTCGCCGCGCTCGGCTACCGCTTCGTCGCGCGCTTCCGCCACCGGCTGCCGGGGGGAACGCCCGCCTGCGCGCTGCCGCCCGCGGAACGCGCATGA
- the gcvP gene encoding aminomethyl-transferring glycine dehydrogenase has protein sequence MRELFADRHIGTDAAAQQQMLEALGFPSVDALVDAAIPAGIRLPADAPTTLPTAASEVEALAELRALASRNRVTRPMIGLGYFGTVTPAVIQRNVLENPSWYTAYTPYQPEISQGRLEALINFQTMVTDLTGLATANASMLDEGTAVVEGMLLARRASGSSSNVFLVDADALPRTKELLRHRAEAVGITLHETAYDVSPPPADLDVFGAFIQYPGASGRVWNPSEVISAVQAQGGIAVVAADLLALALITSPGELGADVAVGTTQRFGVPLGFGGPHAGYMAVRAGLERQLPGRLVGVSQDANGYPAYRLSLQTREQHIRREKATSNICTAQVLLAVMASMYAVYHGARGVKAIAHNVNRMANLIADALREGGAEPVHAQFFDTVQLRVPGRAAEVVAAASAEQVLLRQVDADTVQFSTDETTTAADALVVLRAVLGDAAPAELGFKPVSRSIDPEHMRQTEYLTHPVFRTHHSETGMMRYLKYLADKDYALDRGMIPLGSCTMKLNAATEMAAVTWPEFANLHPLAPEADTAGYRELIGQLSGWLADVTGYDTVSLQPNAGSQGELAGLLAIRGYHRANGGEHRTVCLIPSSAHGTNAASAVLAGMSVVVVACDELGNVDLADLRAKVAEHADDLAALMVTYPSTHGVYEHDIREITDAVHAAGGQVYVDGANLNALLGYARFGDFGGDVSHLNLHKTFCIPHGGGGPGVGPVAAKAHLTPYLPLDGRNPVSSAEYGSPSILPISWAYVRMMGAEGLRRATGAAVLAANYIAVKLREHYPVLYAGEGGLVAHECILDLRPLRDATGVTVDDVAKRLIDYGFHAPTMSFPVAGTLMVEPTESEDLAELDRFIEAMIAIKAEADAVGAGTWPKDDNPLANAPHTAESVIAGEWEHPYAREQAVYPVHSLVHGGKYWPPVRRIDQAYGDRNLVCACPPLEAFA, from the coding sequence ATGCGGGAGCTCTTCGCAGACCGACACATCGGCACCGACGCCGCCGCACAGCAGCAGATGCTGGAAGCCCTCGGCTTCCCGAGCGTCGACGCGCTCGTCGACGCGGCGATCCCCGCCGGCATCCGCCTGCCCGCCGACGCGCCGACGACCCTGCCGACCGCGGCATCCGAGGTGGAGGCGCTCGCCGAGCTGCGCGCGCTCGCGAGCCGCAACCGCGTGACCCGGCCCATGATCGGGCTCGGCTACTTCGGCACCGTCACGCCCGCCGTGATCCAGCGCAACGTGCTCGAGAACCCGAGCTGGTACACGGCCTACACGCCGTACCAGCCGGAGATCTCGCAGGGGCGCCTCGAGGCGCTCATCAACTTCCAGACGATGGTGACCGACCTCACGGGCCTCGCCACCGCGAACGCCTCGATGCTCGACGAGGGCACGGCCGTCGTCGAGGGGATGCTGCTCGCGCGTCGCGCGTCCGGCTCCTCGTCGAACGTGTTCCTGGTCGACGCGGACGCCCTGCCGCGCACCAAGGAGCTGCTCCGGCACCGCGCCGAGGCGGTCGGCATCACGCTCCACGAGACGGCGTACGACGTGTCGCCGCCGCCCGCCGACCTCGACGTCTTCGGCGCGTTCATCCAGTACCCCGGCGCGTCCGGACGCGTGTGGAACCCCTCCGAGGTGATCTCGGCCGTGCAGGCCCAGGGCGGGATCGCCGTCGTCGCCGCCGACCTGCTCGCCCTCGCGCTCATCACGAGCCCCGGCGAGCTCGGGGCGGATGTCGCGGTCGGCACCACCCAGCGCTTCGGCGTGCCGCTCGGCTTCGGCGGGCCCCACGCCGGCTACATGGCGGTGCGCGCGGGCCTCGAGCGTCAGCTGCCGGGCCGCCTCGTCGGCGTCTCGCAGGACGCGAACGGCTACCCCGCCTACCGCCTCTCGCTGCAGACGCGCGAGCAGCACATCCGCCGCGAGAAGGCCACGAGCAACATCTGCACCGCGCAGGTGCTGCTCGCGGTCATGGCCTCGATGTACGCCGTGTACCACGGCGCGCGCGGCGTCAAGGCGATCGCCCACAACGTGAACCGGATGGCGAACCTCATCGCCGACGCGCTCCGCGAGGGCGGCGCGGAGCCCGTGCACGCACAGTTCTTCGACACCGTGCAGCTGCGGGTGCCGGGACGCGCCGCGGAGGTCGTGGCCGCCGCCTCGGCCGAGCAGGTGCTGCTCCGGCAGGTCGACGCCGACACGGTGCAGTTCTCGACCGACGAGACGACGACCGCCGCCGACGCCCTCGTCGTGCTGCGCGCGGTGCTCGGAGATGCCGCGCCCGCGGAGCTCGGGTTCAAGCCCGTGTCGCGCTCGATCGACCCCGAACACATGCGTCAGACGGAATATCTCACGCATCCGGTGTTCCGGACGCACCACTCCGAGACCGGCATGATGCGCTACCTCAAGTACCTCGCCGACAAGGACTACGCGCTCGACCGCGGCATGATCCCGCTGGGCTCGTGCACCATGAAGCTCAACGCGGCCACCGAGATGGCGGCCGTCACGTGGCCCGAGTTCGCGAACCTCCACCCGCTCGCGCCCGAGGCCGACACCGCGGGCTACCGCGAGCTCATCGGGCAGCTCTCCGGCTGGCTCGCCGACGTCACCGGCTACGACACCGTCTCGCTGCAGCCGAACGCCGGAAGCCAGGGCGAGCTCGCGGGCCTGCTCGCCATCCGCGGCTACCACCGCGCGAACGGGGGCGAGCACCGCACCGTGTGCCTCATCCCCTCGAGCGCCCACGGGACGAACGCCGCCTCGGCGGTGCTCGCCGGGATGAGTGTCGTCGTGGTCGCCTGCGACGAGCTCGGCAACGTCGACCTCGCCGACCTCCGCGCCAAGGTGGCCGAGCACGCCGACGACCTCGCCGCGCTCATGGTGACCTACCCGTCCACGCACGGCGTCTACGAGCACGACATCCGCGAGATCACGGATGCCGTGCACGCGGCCGGCGGCCAGGTCTACGTCGACGGCGCGAACCTCAACGCCCTGCTCGGCTACGCGCGCTTCGGCGACTTCGGGGGAGACGTCTCGCACCTGAACCTGCACAAGACCTTCTGCATCCCGCACGGCGGCGGCGGCCCGGGCGTCGGCCCGGTCGCGGCGAAGGCGCACCTCACGCCGTACCTGCCGCTGGACGGCAGGAACCCCGTCTCGAGCGCCGAATACGGCAGCCCCAGCATCCTGCCGATCTCCTGGGCCTACGTGCGCATGATGGGCGCCGAGGGCCTGCGGCGGGCGACCGGTGCGGCCGTCCTCGCCGCCAACTACATCGCGGTCAAGCTGCGTGAGCACTACCCGGTGCTCTACGCGGGCGAGGGCGGGCTCGTCGCGCACGAGTGCATCCTCGACCTGCGGCCGCTGCGCGACGCCACGGGCGTGACCGTCGACGACGTCGCCAAGCGCCTCATCGACTACGGCTTCCACGCGCCCACCATGTCGTTCCCGGTGGCGGGCACCCTCATGGTCGAGCCGACCGAATCCGAGGACCTCGCCGAGCTCGACCGCTTCATCGAGGCGATGATCGCGATCAAGGCCGAGGCGGATGCCGTGGGCGCGGGCACGTGGCCGAAGGACGACAACCCGCTCGCGAACGCCCCGCACACGGCCGAGTCGGTCATCGCGGGGGAGTGGGAGCACCCCTACGCGCGCGAGCAGGCGGTCTACCCCGTGCACTCGCTCGTGCACGGCGGCAAGTACTGGCCCCCCGTGCGCCGCATCGACCAGGCCTACGGCGACCGCAACCTCGTCTGCGCCTGTCCGCCCCTGGAGGCCTTCGCCTAG
- a CDS encoding ABC transporter permease, with protein MSSKNPVRTAPHFVAEVDEGGLGAVDAVRVSDRKSNLWLDAWRDLRGRWMFWASAVVILFIIFVALFPGAFTQVPPNDNCILSVKTQDQADALGVPIGTRISDHGPLAGHPLGFTKQGCDVFSRIVHGTSTSLSVGIIVTVLVAIMGIVLGAFAGYFGGWLDSFLMRIGDIFFAIPYILAAVVIMSMFVHERNIWIISLAIGFFAWPSTARILRSEVLRVKQLDYVMASEAIGLSKFRTMFTHVLPNSIAPVIIISTVGLAGAITAEATLSFLGVGLPNNIYMSWGNDISAAQTSLRTAPQTLIYPSIALSVTVLGFIMLGETVRDALDPKARATR; from the coding sequence ATGTCAAGTAAGAACCCCGTCCGTACAGCCCCGCACTTCGTCGCCGAGGTCGACGAGGGCGGCCTCGGCGCCGTCGACGCCGTGCGCGTCAGCGACCGCAAGTCGAACCTGTGGCTCGACGCCTGGCGCGACCTGCGCGGCCGCTGGATGTTCTGGGCGTCCGCCGTCGTCATCCTGTTCATCATCTTCGTGGCGCTCTTCCCGGGTGCGTTCACCCAGGTGCCCCCGAACGACAACTGCATCCTCAGCGTGAAGACGCAGGATCAGGCGGATGCGCTCGGAGTCCCGATCGGCACGCGCATCTCGGACCACGGGCCGCTGGCCGGCCACCCGCTCGGCTTCACGAAGCAGGGCTGCGACGTGTTCTCGCGCATCGTGCACGGCACGAGCACCTCGCTCTCGGTCGGCATCATCGTGACCGTGCTCGTCGCCATCATGGGCATCGTGCTCGGCGCCTTCGCCGGTTACTTCGGCGGCTGGCTCGACTCGTTCCTCATGCGCATCGGCGACATCTTCTTCGCGATCCCGTACATCCTCGCGGCGGTCGTGATCATGTCGATGTTCGTGCACGAGCGGAACATCTGGATCATCTCGCTCGCGATCGGATTCTTCGCGTGGCCATCCACGGCCCGCATCCTGAGATCCGAGGTGCTGCGGGTGAAACAGCTCGACTACGTGATGGCGTCCGAGGCGATCGGGCTCTCCAAGTTCCGCACGATGTTCACTCACGTGCTGCCGAACTCGATCGCGCCCGTCATCATCATCTCGACGGTCGGCCTCGCCGGCGCGATCACCGCGGAGGCGACCCTGTCGTTCCTCGGCGTCGGTCTGCCGAACAACATCTACATGTCCTGGGGTAACGACATCTCGGCCGCGCAGACCAGCCTGCGCACCGCGCCGCAGACGCTCATCTACCCGTCGATCGCGCTCTCGGTCACCGTGCTGGGCTTCATCATGCTCGGCGAGACCGTGCGCGACGCGCTCGACCCGAAGGCGAGGGCCACCCGATGA
- a CDS encoding N-formylglutamate amidohydrolase, whose translation MSVGARVLIPHGTAFTPDDITHWADRGSRSLEQAIAEADLLVSAPHAGSAIPAELDEFLAPEFTRRLQFDYTDVATEAVVRRWAEIDPRIVAVVNPHPRMVRDPNRKRPDDIRPQLREAFDRVAAAGPMNRVDLSGVDPIRPVTFSFFPLIRVPADDAEFERMATAFEAAAELGLRVYERTRDGLLERFVDGSLRGERGLFTTLSFHDTMNTTTRIDGAVNVPRAAKDELPDIVSLSNRGDLLGEDRGVAGDPPTMRPELLRELAEAHRIGFAAPHPDAVLLNQPYLGSQEITQAGELFRSRAEEAARAGVEFAAVQAEFLREFLLGEAATAVLHEPGEGWVSYDESHIDDLAQACKRSWDAFRAAI comes from the coding sequence ATGAGCGTTGGAGCACGGGTCCTGATCCCGCACGGCACCGCATTCACCCCCGACGACATCACCCACTGGGCCGATCGCGGGTCCCGCAGCCTCGAGCAGGCGATCGCCGAGGCCGATCTGCTCGTCTCGGCGCCGCACGCCGGCTCCGCGATCCCCGCCGAGCTCGACGAGTTCCTCGCGCCCGAGTTCACCCGGCGGCTGCAGTTCGACTACACGGACGTCGCGACCGAGGCGGTCGTGCGGCGCTGGGCCGAGATCGACCCCCGCATCGTCGCGGTCGTCAACCCGCATCCGCGCATGGTGCGCGACCCGAACCGCAAGCGTCCTGACGACATCCGACCCCAGCTGCGCGAGGCGTTCGACCGGGTGGCGGCGGCCGGGCCGATGAACCGCGTCGACCTCTCGGGCGTCGACCCGATCCGCCCCGTGACGTTCTCGTTCTTCCCGCTCATCCGGGTGCCGGCGGACGACGCCGAGTTCGAGCGGATGGCCACCGCCTTCGAGGCGGCCGCCGAGCTGGGCCTCCGGGTCTACGAACGCACCCGCGACGGGCTGCTCGAACGCTTCGTCGACGGCAGCCTGCGCGGCGAGCGCGGCCTGTTCACGACCCTGTCGTTCCACGACACCATGAACACCACCACGCGCATCGACGGCGCCGTGAACGTGCCGCGCGCGGCGAAGGACGAGCTGCCCGACATCGTGTCGCTCTCCAACCGGGGCGACCTGCTCGGCGAGGACCGCGGCGTGGCGGGCGACCCGCCCACGATGCGCCCCGAGCTGCTGCGGGAGCTCGCCGAGGCGCACCGCATCGGTTTCGCGGCACCGCATCCGGATGCCGTGCTGCTCAACCAGCCCTACCTCGGCAGCCAGGAGATCACGCAGGCGGGCGAGCTGTTCCGCTCGCGTGCCGAGGAGGCGGCGCGCGCCGGCGTCGAGTTCGCGGCCGTGCAGGCGGAGTTCCTGCGCGAGTTCCTGCTCGGCGAGGCCGCGACGGCCGTGCTGCACGAGCCGGGCGAGGGCTGGGTCTCGTACGACGAGTCCCACATCGACGACCTCGCCCAGGCGTGCAAGCGCTCCTGGGACGCCTTCCGCGCCGCGATCTGA
- the gcvH gene encoding glycine cleavage system protein GcvH, whose product MSLPAELKYTSEHEWVAVDGDVARIGITDYAADKLGDVVFVDLPKVGSTVAAGRVVGEIESTKSVGELYAPLDGEVVEANDAVVDDPSLVNADPFGAGWMIVVRFTELPALLTADEYAALIAE is encoded by the coding sequence ATGTCGCTGCCCGCCGAACTGAAGTACACCTCCGAGCACGAGTGGGTCGCCGTCGACGGCGACGTCGCGCGCATCGGCATCACCGACTACGCCGCCGACAAGCTCGGCGACGTCGTCTTCGTCGACCTGCCGAAGGTGGGCTCCACCGTCGCCGCGGGGCGCGTCGTCGGCGAGATCGAGTCGACCAAGTCGGTCGGCGAGCTCTACGCGCCGCTCGACGGCGAGGTCGTCGAGGCGAACGACGCCGTCGTCGACGACCCCTCGCTCGTGAACGCCGACCCGTTCGGCGCCGGCTGGATGATCGTCGTGCGCTTCACCGAGCTGCCGGCCCTGCTGACCGCGGACGAGTACGCCGCGCTCATCGCCGAGTGA
- the gcvT gene encoding glycine cleavage system aminomethyltransferase GcvT, with product MTDGERRSPLDEVHRAAGASFTDFAGWQMPVRYSSDLAEHHAVREAAGLFDLSHMAEILVLGPEAAAALDHALAGRLSAIEEGQAKYSLLLDESGGIIDDLVVYRTGPDRFLVVANAGNRRPAVDAIRERAAGFDCVVDDESDDIALVALQGPKAEEILRNVEGFDIPELDSLRYYRAIDGNFRGHEVLVGRTGYTGEDGFEFFLDPDAAPELWDALAETGAGAGLIPCGLAARDTLRLEAGMPLYGHELSLATLPQQVGLGRVPVLGKEGGFVGEAAVVAGPAADAPVLVGLAAEGRRAGRADYEVFATEDAPDAAGVVTSGALSPTLGHPIAMALIRPELREPGTTVYLDVRGTRIPATVVTLPFYSRKKS from the coding sequence ATGACCGACGGCGAACGCCGTTCCCCCCTCGACGAGGTGCACCGCGCCGCCGGCGCCTCGTTCACCGACTTCGCCGGCTGGCAGATGCCGGTGCGCTACAGCTCCGACCTGGCCGAGCATCACGCGGTGCGCGAGGCCGCGGGCCTGTTCGACCTGAGCCACATGGCCGAGATCCTGGTGCTCGGCCCGGAGGCCGCCGCCGCGCTCGACCACGCGCTCGCCGGGCGGCTCTCGGCGATCGAGGAGGGCCAGGCCAAGTACAGCCTGCTGCTCGACGAGTCCGGCGGCATCATCGACGACCTCGTCGTCTACCGCACCGGCCCCGACCGCTTCCTCGTCGTCGCGAACGCGGGCAACCGCCGGCCGGCCGTCGACGCGATCCGCGAGCGCGCGGCGGGCTTCGACTGCGTCGTCGACGACGAGTCCGACGACATCGCGCTCGTCGCCCTGCAGGGGCCGAAGGCAGAGGAGATCCTGCGGAACGTCGAGGGCTTCGACATCCCCGAGCTCGACTCGCTGCGCTACTACCGCGCGATCGACGGGAACTTCCGCGGCCACGAGGTGCTCGTGGGCCGCACGGGCTACACGGGCGAGGACGGCTTCGAGTTCTTCCTCGACCCGGACGCCGCCCCCGAGCTGTGGGACGCGCTCGCCGAGACGGGCGCCGGGGCGGGCCTCATCCCGTGCGGTCTCGCCGCCCGCGACACCCTGCGCCTGGAGGCCGGGATGCCGCTCTACGGCCACGAGCTGAGCCTCGCCACCCTGCCGCAGCAGGTGGGCCTCGGACGGGTGCCCGTGCTCGGCAAGGAGGGCGGCTTCGTAGGCGAGGCGGCCGTCGTCGCCGGACCCGCCGCCGACGCCCCCGTGCTCGTCGGGCTCGCGGCGGAGGGGCGCCGCGCCGGCCGCGCCGACTACGAGGTCTTCGCCACCGAGGACGCCCCGGATGCCGCGGGCGTCGTCACGAGCGGCGCGCTGTCGCCGACGCTCGGCCACCCGATCGCGATGGCCCTCATCCGCCCGGAGCTGCGCGAGCCGGGCACCACCGTCTACCTCGACGTGCGCGGAACCCGCATCCCCGCGACCGTCGTCACCCTGCCGTTCTACTCGAGAAAGAAGAGCTGA
- a CDS encoding redoxin domain-containing protein: MTGTDIGDLAPDFTLPGIRIEDGTPVAAEYRLSAARGRPIVLAFYPLDASKVCTEQLCSYQDQLKGFENLGAEVWGISLQGVESHEEFARAQGITFPLLAADVATAKSFGVMLGSLAIRRSVFIIDAEGVIRWKHVAMLGLTYRSAETIREQLRLLFPEPEVGQTRFALAPPE; this comes from the coding sequence GTGACCGGCACCGACATCGGCGACCTCGCCCCCGACTTCACCCTCCCCGGCATCCGCATCGAGGACGGCACGCCCGTCGCGGCCGAGTACCGGCTGTCCGCCGCCCGGGGTCGACCGATCGTGCTCGCGTTCTACCCGCTCGACGCGAGCAAGGTGTGCACCGAGCAGCTGTGCAGCTACCAGGACCAGCTGAAGGGCTTCGAGAACCTCGGCGCGGAGGTGTGGGGCATCAGCCTGCAGGGCGTCGAGAGCCACGAGGAGTTCGCCCGCGCGCAGGGCATCACCTTCCCGCTGCTCGCCGCCGACGTCGCCACCGCGAAGTCGTTCGGCGTCATGCTCGGCAGTCTCGCCATCCGCCGCTCGGTGTTCATCATCGACGCCGAGGGCGTCATCCGGTGGAAGCACGTCGCGATGCTCGGCCTCACCTACCGCAGCGCCGAGACGATCCGCGAGCAGCTGCGGCTGCTCTTCCCCGAGCCCGAGGTCGGCCAGACCCGCTTCGCCCTCGCCCCGCCCGAGTAA
- a CDS encoding ABC transporter permease — MFWYIIRRLLQGIPVFFGSTFIIFGMVFLTPGNPVLRMFGDRTPAPEQIAALEAKFHLDQPFLTRYFLYLGDILQGNLGTTYAGQSVNEILARTFPTTLRLALLAVLIQLVIGVLAGLISGLRKGGIFDNVTLLVTLLIISMPVFVLAFVAQWIFGIQLGLFRPTVGAGAPWSDLILPAIVLAGLNMAYVVRLTRASVIETSQNDFVRMAYGKGLSRGRVIPVHVLRNSMIPVTTNLAADFGILIVGATVTEGIFNVPGVGNELFKAINRGDTPEIVSIVTILVIVYVLVNIAIDLLYGVLDPRIRYVK, encoded by the coding sequence ATGTTCTGGTACATCATCAGGCGCCTGCTGCAGGGCATCCCGGTCTTCTTCGGCTCGACGTTCATCATCTTCGGGATGGTGTTCCTCACCCCGGGCAACCCGGTGCTGCGGATGTTCGGCGACCGCACCCCGGCCCCCGAGCAGATCGCGGCCCTCGAGGCGAAGTTCCACCTCGACCAGCCCTTCCTCACCCGGTACTTCCTGTACCTCGGCGACATCCTGCAGGGCAACCTCGGAACGACCTACGCCGGTCAGTCCGTCAACGAGATCCTCGCGCGCACCTTCCCGACGACCCTCCGCCTCGCCCTCCTGGCCGTGCTCATCCAGCTCGTCATCGGCGTGCTCGCGGGGCTCATCTCGGGGCTCCGCAAGGGCGGCATCTTCGACAACGTCACGCTGCTCGTGACCCTGCTCATCATCTCGATGCCGGTGTTCGTGCTCGCCTTCGTGGCGCAGTGGATCTTCGGCATCCAGCTCGGCCTGTTCCGACCGACGGTCGGAGCGGGAGCCCCATGGAGCGACCTGATACTCCCGGCGATCGTGCTCGCGGGTCTCAACATGGCCTACGTCGTGCGCCTGACGCGCGCCTCCGTCATCGAGACCAGCCAGAACGACTTCGTCCGGATGGCGTACGGCAAGGGCCTCTCGCGCGGTCGCGTCATCCCCGTGCACGTGCTGCGCAACTCGATGATCCCGGTGACCACCAACCTCGCCGCCGACTTCGGCATCCTGATCGTCGGCGCGACCGTGACCGAGGGCATCTTCAACGTGCCCGGCGTCGGCAACGAGCTCTTCAAGGCCATCAACCGCGGTGACACGCCGGAGATCGTGTCGATCGTGACGATCCTCGTCATCGTCTACGTGCTCGTGAACATCGCCATCGACCTCCTGTACGGCGTGCTCGACCCGAGGATCCGCTATGTCAAGTAA